The DNA window TGTCAAGTACCTGTTGAGTCAAGGGGCCGATGTCAACCTTCGGGCTAAGAACGGCTACACAGCCTTTGATTTGGTTATGTTGCTGAACGACCCAGGTACCCCCACTGTCATCACTTTGTTTTACAGCCTGTTGGGGAAATGTGCTCAGAATGAAGTAATAGTCCCTTCCTATTAAACTGTAATAAATAGCGGCATTAATAAGATCAGGTGTCCATCATTTGTGAAAAGAGCAGTAGCATTACCCTATCGAAAAGTAAACTCTCAAGTTATGGAGTCATCTTAGGACTTTGACCTAGGGTGCATGGTAGAGGTacttatataaaaatatgaacCAATAAGGATTCATAAGAATACTTTTGCAAAACTAAATGAACTATTGTGGAATTGTATCCTTTAGCTCTTACATTGACTGTAAAtggtagagctgcaactaatttaaaatgtgattattcAGTCAGAAAATGACTTTCCAACCAATGTGATGATTGATTAATGGTATACGTTTTTTTTCgtctttaattaaaaagtccGAAGATTTCACCAGTGTAAGCTcctgaaatgtgaatatttgttgGTTGTTcgtcaaaacaagcaatttcaaTAATTCaacttgggctttggaaaattGGAGAATCTATTTTCTATtactattctattctatttacTATTTTCGGACATTTTACACAACAAAAGATGAATCCACTATTCTAGAAAATAACGAGAGATTAATGGATAATGAAAAGAATCACAATAAATAGTTCATTTAACCCAACTCTCCACAATAATTAGTCATTACAtaagtggccttttattgtaaAAGGGTGGTATATGTAAAGGTTTTTGTGTATGCTTCAGTGTTTGTAATATGTTTTTGGAGATGCCTGCTAACATAATTCATTCTTCAAAGAAGACTGAAATCATATTTTGATGAAGTTATGACTAAGTAGCCTGTTACACAGTCCATGCTTGGTAGTTCCCATGGTGTCTGTATGTATCTCTTATTTATATTCTCCGTGTCTACTTTGGATTTTCTCAGACACTGAGTTGGTGCGTCTGTTAGCATCCGTGTGTATGCAAGTAGACAAGGACAAGTCAAAACACCGCGGCAGAGCCTTAATAACTCGCTCCAAAAGCCGTCAGTCCCTCAGCAACGTCCCCGTGCCGCCTGACGACAAGGGAGGCCTTAAGGTAAAGGAAAAGTGCTGTTACTGTAATATGCTGTTAAACAGTATATTAATTCATGCTGTATGTATGAATACAAAATCCACACCATGCAGTACTGatatattattactgtaaatgaaaaatgacttcCACATGTTGGACTTGTTTGACCCTTCCAGTCCTGGTGGAGTCGGATGTCCAATCGGTTCCGGCGGCTTAAGTTGACTCACACCCTGAGGCACGGCCTTTCATCCAACCGCCTGGCTCCATTTCCAGACGATGCTGAAACTTCATTGGATGCCACGATGAAGGCCAATAGAAAGCCTGCTCCCGTGTCCAATGGGGCGCTGGCACCATCTCCTGCCCTGGGGGCGAATGACGCCAGCACTGCCTGGGCGGTCAAGAGCAAAGATACCGGTGAGACACAGTGATAACATTAATTCATCGGCATTTCTAGAGCATAATTACTATTGTCTGTCACACATCAGATGTTCATTTTGAAGGGGAACTCCGCCgcttttacacatcaaagtgtCTTTACAAGTGTTTACAGTGTGAAAAAAAGGacttttgtttgctgcttttgaTTGTTGTCAGTTTTGTTCAGACGCTGGTTGGAACTGACTTTGCATATGTACGTGTTCAGAAAGATGTCATTACGGACGTTGCATGTTAGAAGATATGGTGGAGGGAATGTGTAAATGTCACTTACTGTATGTTCCTTTTTCAGGTCTTTGCAGGGCATCGTCAGAAAAGGAGGACTTTCTTATAACCACAATGGTAGGTGTGTTTGATATGATGTAAACTATGTTtcattgtacatttttttcaatcATGTTGTGAATGAATTACCTTCTAGGATGTCAGAAAGTTAGCATGCTTGGCTGAAACAACATGTTGCGAAGTAAGCAATCCCTTTAGCCCtgggttttttgtgtgtgtttgtgtaataaTATTTAGTTTTAAAGCTTTGGGGTTTGCACTTTGTAACTCTTTCAGTAAGAGCTGTATAAACAAAGTTATTATTAGTGGTAGTGTTGTATATGTGATATGTTTTCCATGTCCTCTAGCTCCGAAGTGGTGCGCCATTGACCCGTCTGCCCAACGATAAACTAAAAGCCGTGATCCCTCCCTTCTTGCCTCCGTCCAACTTTGAACTGTGGAGCTCGGACCGCTCGCGTCTCCTCGGGGAGGGAAAGAGCGAAGCGCCCCGCCTGCCCATGCCCCCCCAGAGGAAGCTGAACAGCAGTGGGAACTCCGATATTGTGAGTGCTTGTGAGTGAGAGAGGGGCGGTGCTGGCGAATCCCCGTCCGTTATGTTTTCTCATCATTctgctctcttctcctcctccctcctttatATACGTCAGACATCTATCAGTCGTGTGGTCAGCAGGTCCATTAAGTTTCCCAGCATCCCCAAGGggccttcctcctcctctccttccaaCTCTGGTCACTACCACTCCCCCCACTCCTCAGGAGGCTCCAACGGAGTGGCAGGGATCAACCGGGACTCTCACAACCGTTCAggttcacacacacgcacgcacacacgcacacgcacacacacgaacaTACCCTGACAATGTGAACATGagctagggctgtgcaattattcaaatgaattgtgattatgattttggctcctaacgatcacaaaaacagagtaatcgagaaaaacgattattttgcacattacgttttgtaATAAATTCTCAACAATCGTGATTAGGAttctttccataatcgagcaggcCTAACATGAGCAACCAGATGACGTaccctctgcctctctcttccACCAGGGGGCAGTGCAGACAGTGTTCTCTCCCAGATAGCAGCCCAAAGGAAGCGAGCAGCAGGCCTGATAGATGTGAAGGCCCAGGCTCCAGAGAAACAGCACAGCCAGACACAGAGCCAACCCTCACTGCCACCCTCAGCACCCGGCCTGCCGCTGCCTGAGATAAGCCTTCCTGACATCCACTCCCACCCCAGCCTGGTGGCTTCCGACATCCACTCGAGAAgggtctgtgtttttgtttggttttccttTCTGTCATTACTGTGAGAAACAGTCACTGTTAAAGAAGTGCCTCCTGTCATGTCAGTGAACTGGTCTGAGTTTCCGTAAAAAAGAGGTCAGGTCAGAGTTACCGGTGGAaataattccctctgcacaATTTGAATTGTGTTAATATAGGCTACCGTGATTTTCATATCTTTCGTTCTattaaaacaatgaacaatcacattttttcataaaaaaaaaaaagactgtagtGTATGCGATAAAGGAAAAAAACTACATGTTGTGTTCTCGCTCTGATTGAATGCAGTCGACTACCGTAGATTTACAAACTACAAACGGCGACAAACAAGAGGGAAAGTCAAAGACCAAGCCCCCCTCATTAACGTTAATGCCACAAACACATCGTATATATTTGAATTCAGATCGGCACAATGTTATGTGCATTGATTTCATTCTTTTGGCCTCTCTGCCTGtagcaagtagcctacatttcaatAAAATAGTATAAATCGACGTCCCTTGATGATATTAGACTACTATATAGCCTGCCTATGCATTATTTTTAAGCGCAATAAACAcggaaaatatatattttttttaaagatcatttttggggcttttccgccttcatttgataggacagctaggtgagaaagggtcggattcgaaccctggacctctgcgtcgaggcataaacctctcagtatatgacTGGAACTTTTCCCATTTGACCGGTGAAAAGAAACCTTACAGGTCTAGCGGAAACACTGGAACTGGTGCTACTGTCTGCCCTTATTCCTTTGCAGAAGATGGAGTTGAAGAAGAGACCTCAGTCAGGGAATTCCTCCACATCCAAGAGCACGTCGCCCACCCTGACCCCGTCTCCTTCCCCGACGCCCAAGCCTCCCACCGCGCCGGGAGACTCGCTGTCCTCCAACTCTTCCCATCCTCGCTCCAAGAGCAGCGGCGGCTCCAGCAGTGGAACCATAACCGATGAAGGTGATACCACGTGGATTTCAGCCCAAACTGAAATTGcgtaattattattaatacagtGTTTGGCGATGATAGGGGATTCTTGATAACTTGAAAATAAACCACGGTCTCATTATGTAAAAtaatcaacacacaaactgaatCTTCTTGTGGAAACTCGTGGCaacatgttgtttttgtctttttcagatGAGCTGTCTAGTATTTTGAAGAAACTGTCCCTCGAGAAATACCAGCCCATATTTGAGGAACAGGAGGTATTCTATCTTTTACGTCAAAAGGGAATTCTAAAATATTTCCTAATCACGGGTTCTCAACATGAAGGAAACTGCTTTCCCGTAACTGCATCACTGAACTGCCGTATGGACTGTACAGTTCTGTGCTCATATTAAACAGAAAATAGTTTGTCTGATTTATTGAACATGTTTCATTCTCTTTTCTCTGCTTCTAGGTGGACATGGAGGCATTCCTGACTCTAACAGATGGAGACCTGCGGGAGCTGGGCATTAAAACGGACGGACCCAGACAGCAGATCTTGGCTGCCATATCAGAGCTCAATGCTGGAAAGGTGCATTTGGTTGAACATATATCATGCATCGCAAAGGAAACGTTCCTTCAAGTTAGGGCCGCACGATATGAGggaaatatgcgataacgttgttgaatatcgcaataacgatattacttgccaTAAATAAACCAATATTAAAgcgtactcagttctgcctttctgctgctttcagtattctgctaaaatacaacacattgcttgttgaatttaaaacaaaccaaAGGAAACCATTTCTAACATTTCATGttcattgaacaaattgaacattgaattgaatataaaaggcaccacagtttcattttaaagtgcattttCTTTCTGCTAACTCTACAGTTAGccagtaggcctgcacgattcggggaaaaatatgaatcacgatttttttagcttcgaattgatatcacgattctctgccattttttttctcacaaagtgtaatgtttattgcacacatgaaccatgacaaaacaaaacaaattggcagtaccaaacatagattttctttggcacctatagcacactgcgcatcaccacaagcctgtaaacacagaggctttaATGAAGAGAAGGCCTACACTACAACTCTGAGTGCCTTTCcagatatgtactgtatattgcgccagttgatattgcgatgactaTAAAGAAACAACagattgtgcagccctacttcaaGTGGTGTGTTTCCAGGGATCTCTGGGCTTAggttatatatttgtttccacTTCCAGCTTTGCCCAGTACAACCTAACATTATATCATGATAAACTGCAGAGATAGGTAGAATTACTTTGAACGAGGATGGAAATTGCTAAAGGGAACCACTAACAGTGGATACCAGAGGCACGCAATGTGTGAAAGTATAGCAAAAGTTTCATCTCTGCCTGAGAATGTGAACTGGTTTATAATGACCGTTGGTTGGTTGTCATCAGGGCCGAGAAAGGCAGATCCTTCAAGAGACCATCCATAACTTCCAGTCTTCCTTTGGTAGCAGCGCCAGTAACCCCCGACAGCCAGGCCAACCACGCTGTGAGTGTCAAAAAAACGAGCTATGAACTCTTCTGGAGAAATTGTAGCACTGGTACATGCAAAGACAACATCataatctgtctctctctctctctctctctctctctctctctctctctctctctctctctccacttttcATCATCAGCACCAACAGGTTGGATGAGACACCAGGTCCGTTCCTCCAACAAAAGGTAACGCAGCAGCCCTGATGCCCACCAGGGAGTACACCAAAGGTACTTAAAATAAGAGTAAAATGCTGGTGACCTCTAGCCAAGGCAGGAATAATATGGACGCCGGATGTCCCAGACAACTAGCGGCGTTTGCAGAGCAAGAGGATGCTGCAGCAAAACGACCAACCAGACCCTGAGAACCTGCCTCCAGGCACAAACTGCATTCAAGTATTCGTCTTATGGATCCTAAAGCAGGGGAGGTGTGACAGGGCTGGCTGAGTCCAGTGCCCTGCTGCTATTTGACAAAGCACACCATGTGTGGCAAGTGATATTGTTTTGCCACAGTGATACGGTTACCACATCTACTGCTAATGCAGCGCATGGGTTACGCAGAGAGTTCTGTAAAGACGAGAAGATCAAATACACAGAAGAGGGGGAGGGAGCCGAGAGAGAGATTTTAATTTGATCTGAAAAGAATGTGAGAAGTACAGcataatgtattgtatgtaaTAAAATGGCAAAGTAAGTCGggagaacagaagagagagattCTGAGtataacaataaaatacaataaaacagaCACTAGCCAGTAATACTGTGATtgagacttttacttgtaatgacTCAAAAAGGAGACTAATGAGGAAAGAATATGAGGGAGAAAGGAACATTAGCCGAGCAATTGTTTAGCCTTTCAGTCTCTTGGACAGCTGTTATGTGTTTTGTTTATGGGCCACTATGTAAACAGATGATTTTTAGTCAAGACTGTGCtgtcatgaataaataaacatgatgatgatgtaatatatatttatatatatatatatacaattttctttttttttttactgtgttaaGATGTTATTGGACTTGAGATGGGAGGACATTGACAAAAACCTTTTGGGAGCATTTCATGAGCAATATAAATTAGGAGGGGCATTGAGCAAAAGTTCCCACCGAGTTTTTCATCTGGTTCCATCATTAATATCATcaacagtagggctgggcaatatattgatattatatatcgatatcgtgatataagacagatatcgtcttagattttggatatggtaatatcgtgatatgacataagtgttgtcttttcctggttttaaaggctgcattacagtaagtaatgtacttttctgaacttaccagactgttctgttatttgccttttccctctCTTAGACATGTCTACATTACTGATTGTTACCATTatagcaccaattgtcaaccctagaatattgcTGCAGTATCGATAtggaggtatttggtcaagaatatcgtgatatctgattttctccctatcgcccagccctaatcaaCATATCATTCCTTAATATTAGGTACTTATAAAACATTAACACTTAAATCCAAGAGATGGGTTAGTTAAATATGAGATGACACTGATCTCATTTCCTGTTTAGTCAGGCACTGTGTGCGGGAAAGATGAATAAACATGCTGTGTACGCTTTCAAAAAAGAAGTCTGGATGATGAATTGAATCActaaacacagaaataaaatcagtgttaaaaaatgaaatgctgtaaaactaaataaatacaaactctATTCATTGGTGCTCACGTTTAACAGTTGGAAACCAGGTTTCAGGTCCAGCTTTTCTTGTGTAAAAACTTGTAAACCAAATCCAATCTGATGTGAAACCATCTTCCTTCCACAAGATGGCAGTGACTTTCTATTGATGCAATACATTCTCCAGCTGTAATCTACAGGCTTGTTCTGGGACTGCCTGATTGAGGTCTCTTCTTCAGCTATAGTACACACGTTAAAGCTAGACAATGCAACCTTTGAATAAAGAAATGTGACGTTGTTCTCTTAAAAATGGAACGTTAAATTCATCAGCAATAAAACTCAACCTCATTTGAGGAAACGTGTGGGATTTACTTCTATAGCCTTACCTGGTCTGGTATGAGCAGTAGTTTACGGTGGCTAATGTTAACTAATTCAAACTTTAGATGTATACCACTGTAACTGACATTACTGAGTCAGTTTGCCAACTTGGTGACTCTTACTCATGCTACTGTAACATTACGTTTTAGCTTTTACCATTATGCCGTAATTTCCACAGGTGTAGCCGTTTATTTCAGAAGTAGCTGTCTACGAGATCAAAAGAAGTTTCCTACAACTGAAGTTAAAGATCCCCTCCAGACATATTTAAGACAAATACAACTACTCTGCTTTGAATAATAACTTGTATCTGAGAAGGTTTTAggacagggttcatacgttttgaaaaaacctggaaaagttatggagtttgaaaaatgcaaattccaagcctggaaaggttttggaaacataaaaagacccagaaagttttggaaagtcatggaatttcttttttgaacacagcataataatatgcgattaataaatgtatttcacgtcgtcctaacctcaccgttgtattcggggcgcgatattacaACTCCCACCATGAACCACATagattgtcattcattttattgttaaacctctgagagtaaactttaacacagatttttattcttattgtataatgtcgactgacattttcaggaatacatagtcatggaaatttatataaattatataaataataatatcgATATCAGAACACTCAAACAATGATCGATTTTAGCAGTTAATTTAACCCGTCCCTAGTTGAAActataaatatgcaaatgttttttttatttcaaaacgaCAAGGTCTCCtactaaaaaaaatctgttcttGGTGTATCTGCATTGGAGGTTTCCACATCACACTTGTGTAAGTTAGATACTGGACCGTGATTGGCTTCCAAGTTTATGATGTCACAAAACAATGCTCATACGTAcacagtgaagctcaaacatcCAAGAAAAGTACAACAAGTAAAACACGTTTTTGAGTGTAGGGGGACCTTAACAGTAAAGAAATACATGTTTAGTGTagacaattcaattcaattttatttatagtatcaagtCGTAATAAGacttatctcaggacactttacagatagagtaggtctagaccacactctataatttacaaagacccaacaaatccagtaattcccccaagagcaagcatttagtgcgacagtggcgaggaagaacttccttttagggagaaacctcagacagacccaggctctgggtgggcggtgtctgacggtgcctgttgggggtgtgatgaacaatggcaataatagtcacaacaaacataatggaactatgactagaaatagcagttgtagtagttcatggtgtagcagggcactgcagggcgttacagggtgtagcatgatgtagcaggacgtagcagggcactgcagagcatagcagggcatagcagggcacagaGCAGGACcccggcgacagctgcaaccaagatttaggtgccaccctaatccaaggaaaactgggcgacaaaaaaagacaagggCTCcgggggaataagctccccagagctaggttagtaacaagcatttctgggacatggatgcacacatatggaaagagagaggagagaggagctcagtgtgtcaaaggaaggaagtCCATTGTCCATGTTGGCTGTAGTgggtttttgtattttgaagcTACTGTCACCATGTGATCAAGATCAGCTGAAAAATGTGTTGGTTGAGTGCTTCAAACCACTTTCACCAAAGTTTAGAAACACAGGCCATCCTCAAACATGACCGAAtagtcacatcacatcacatcattgAAATCATTACTGATGACCTGGATATAGACTGGTCCGACAGGCAGGCGACAGGGTTCCTGTAGAGTTTAATGAAAAGCATCACTCAGTGTTGGAAAGCTTTCCTCTCCAGGGCTGTGGCAGATCGAGTGTTCAGATGTACAGTCATGTgtgagctgtaaaaaaaaaaaaaaaaacatttggaatatatTAACATCGCTGTGGCATGCGGGCAGCAAACGGAGTGACTCATTCGATTTCCTCCCAATTGATTTCATAAACATACGGTTTTGATTGGATTGAATAACATGTAATAATAGTTTGTAACTGTCAATACAGTAGTCATGCAGTAGTGAATAACAATGGACATAGATCACGGGTGCATTATGGAGGTCATAAAATCAGCGATGTTGATACTGACTCAGAAAAACGATTTCTTTAATGAATACATTCTTTTTTAACTACCCCTGCTACTGGTAAGATCCATATGACAGCCTTAGCCAAGCCTTAAACCCCTCAGGGGTTGAAAGTGGTCTCCTGTCTGTGGTAAAACGGGCTGACTAAAGGAACCGGAGTCTGTCTGAGTTAAAGCTTAGGTTAAGATCCCCACAAGAGATACATTTTCACTAGGTGCATTTTTTTTCCGATCTTCGTTCCCTGTGCTTCCCCATAGCAGTAAATACTGTAGGACACAACTAAAACCTAGGTGGTTTATAGGACACATATACTAAGGAGCAGTTAGTCTTAACGTAATAATCATTAGAAGATGTATCATATCGTCAGCACTGTCTGCACTGTCAAATGTTAAGGGATATTTGACATAATTCACAAATGTGCTGCATAACCTCGGAAAGCACGTTGCTTAAGATCCTTACATTGGCTAAAATCTGCCAATGTAAAAGCCATTTCATCTGTTTATATAGTATTGGAGCAAGTGGCATTATCCTAGTACAAGGTTGATTATGAAAATTGACTCCCATGATTGATTGTCCTTGGAAACAAGTAAACTCTCCCCCAATGTATTTCacctgttaaaagaaaaacaaaattgaaGGGGCCGTACTCGAAATACTGAAAAACCAGGGGGGCTCGGCttgcctccacacggctctcacagaccattTCCCAGTACGTGGAATACCTGCGTTTTTTCACACCCACTAaccggctatcaaaacaaagaacagaggagTTTgggttacaacacacacacagggggtgatgacttcattctctgctcaggacgccctTACTACACTATATCCTaactatattaatgttctgaatatcgAGTACAGACACTATTAAGTACTACACCTAATGAATTGTGATGGTACTGTGCTCCACCAGGTGTGTCTGTGAAGATGTTTGGGATTGGGGTGACAGCGGTGACACATTTTGCCTAAAGTTGCCAGATATAGAGGATTTTCCCAGCGTTCGGTAGTCTTCTCCAAAAGCTTGGGTGCCGTTAACCATGAAATTCACAGTGGCCATTGGCCTCTGGCTGTACAAGCCAGTGCGGTTTTTTAGATGTGCATCACCTAGGGCAATGGCTTTACTAcagtgcacgtgtgtgtgtgtgtgtgtgtgtgtgtgtgtgtgtgtgtgtgtgtgtgtgtgtgtgtgtatatatgtgtatgtgtgatgcCCGGTCTCTCAGACTCTGTGATTTAGTGGGTAAAAGGATTTTTGCAGGATTGAACCCTCTGGAGCTTTTAACACATCCATCAAACTGTTCACATTTTGAACATGGTTAATTAAAGCTAAAGTACATCCAATAACCAGCGTGCACAGCTACGATAGCATTGCATATTGTGTGTCCAAACAAACAGTGGCTGCCCGAGTTTGCATTCCACTGTCAACATTCATCCTCGCAAAAGTGACTCATTTGCTCCGAGGATTTCCCCGCATCCTGGGTGTTACGCAACGCCGTGGTCCTTTCACCGTCCCTCTGTCCCAAAAATCCAAATCCAAATGTCAACAAACGATGATCCCATAACACAATTTTTCTCTCTTAAACCGATTGACACAGCTCTTGATACAGGGACTAACACGTGACAGGAAAGCACCAGTTTAAAATGTAACCCCTATTTGCTCAAAACAACTGCACAATCTTTGATATCACTGTAAGATAGAATGGGATGAAAAACTACTAATATGATCAAAAAGAAATCTATGGAATATTGATTTGATGACCATCCAGTTACCTGCTTGACACATCTTACCTCATGTATTTTTGAATTCACACCTCATTCCACATCATCCAGAGTGTAAATGAGTGTCCTTGGATTTCATGAAAGgcgttatataaataaaagttattattaatatGATGATAGAAGAAGTATTACAGTCCTATCATACAGTGAAATTCAGTGTCATGGTTCCTTTGCTACCTGATTTGCTTCCAGGAGTGTACACACAATGGTGTGTCACATTTGGCTTCTCATTTTTTGACTCTGGCACGTTATCATTTCCTTGAAGATAGGTGCATACTTTTGAATTCCTAACAATATTCAGCAGTTCATTACACTTAAATATTGAAATAACTTTCAGTGTTTCGTTATGAGCTGTTCTGTGTCTCCGATT is part of the Sander vitreus isolate 19-12246 chromosome 22, sanVit1, whole genome shotgun sequence genome and encodes:
- the anks6 gene encoding ankyrin repeat and SAM domain-containing protein 6, with translation MNFGVPANSLLLFRACDEGDYETARGILEPGASKESGRQSRLRSEAGSECNTADMLSLVPVDCTDEEGNTALQFASASGHENLVRFLLRKGASVDSRNNYGWTPLMQAARFGHLTVAHILLENGAEINGRNRLGASVLTMAARGGHTHVVKLLLESGAYVDDCDHLAVAAEEVSNGNNNNSCSAAGFRGSEGCPGGGREFMDIIALMVASQHGHEASVRLLLEWGSDVNFSQKTTGWGPLMVATLSGKVAVTQQLVERGADPDRVNVLSKTAFELAMQLKQRDIKAYLDSITTVRPQTDDDRRRPDVFSALKLGNSQLVKEILEEDPTQVNSSNQEGASPLMMAAVSGQLEVVQLMVEKNADIDKQDGVHGWTALMQATYHGNKDIVKYLLSQGADVNLRAKNGYTAFDLVMLLNDPDTELVRLLASVCMQVDKDKSKHRGRALITRSKSRQSLSNVPVPPDDKGGLKSWWSRMSNRFRRLKLTHTLRHGLSSNRLAPFPDDAETSLDATMKANRKPAPVSNGALAPSPALGANDASTAWAVKSKDTGLCRASSEKEDFLITTMLRSGAPLTRLPNDKLKAVIPPFLPPSNFELWSSDRSRLLGEGKSEAPRLPMPPQRKLNSSGNSDITSISRVVSRSIKFPSIPKGPSSSSPSNSGHYHSPHSSGGSNGVAGINRDSHNRSGGSADSVLSQIAAQRKRAAGLIDVKAQAPEKQHSQTQSQPSLPPSAPGLPLPEISLPDIHSHPSLVASDIHSRRKMELKKRPQSGNSSTSKSTSPTLTPSPSPTPKPPTAPGDSLSSNSSHPRSKSSGGSSSGTITDEDELSSILKKLSLEKYQPIFEEQEVDMEAFLTLTDGDLRELGIKTDGPRQQILAAISELNAGKGRERQILQETIHNFQSSFGSSASNPRQPGQPRSPTGWMRHQVRSSNKR